The proteins below come from a single Archangium lipolyticum genomic window:
- a CDS encoding cation diffusion facilitator family transporter codes for MTTSPHTHGGHDHDHDHAHDEAHGGHGHGKPAKRLPPSRTEERRKDRNRLLFALALTGTIAVAEAVGGYITNSLALMSDAGHMFTDISALGLSLLALWFSSKPADQKKTYGYYRMEILSALLNGVLLLGITVVILVEAWERFRSPAEVRLGPMAVVALIGLLSNLGALAFLHNTHSMNVRGAFLHVLGDALSSVGVLVGAGVMWLTGWYVVDPLISVLISVVIVVGSLRLVRDAVDVLLEAVPAHVDMSVVKELLLKVQGVRDVHDLHAWTIASGIYALSAHLVVADPMVCNNDEILTAVKHALFERFGIDHITIQIESESFAHLGEVH; via the coding sequence GTGACTACCTCTCCTCACACCCATGGCGGGCATGACCATGACCATGACCACGCGCACGACGAAGCGCACGGGGGGCATGGACATGGCAAACCCGCGAAACGTCTGCCGCCTTCCAGGACGGAGGAGCGGAGGAAGGATCGCAACCGGCTGCTCTTCGCCCTGGCGCTGACGGGCACCATCGCGGTGGCCGAGGCGGTGGGCGGCTACATCACCAACTCCCTGGCCCTCATGTCCGATGCGGGCCATATGTTCACGGACATCAGCGCGCTGGGGCTGAGCCTGCTGGCGCTGTGGTTCTCGAGCAAGCCGGCGGATCAGAAGAAGACGTACGGGTACTACCGGATGGAGATCCTCAGCGCGCTGCTCAACGGCGTGCTGCTGTTGGGGATCACCGTCGTCATCCTGGTGGAGGCCTGGGAGCGCTTCCGCTCGCCGGCCGAGGTGCGGCTGGGGCCCATGGCGGTGGTGGCGCTGATCGGCCTGTTGTCCAACCTGGGGGCGCTGGCCTTCCTGCACAACACGCACTCGATGAACGTGCGCGGGGCCTTCCTGCACGTGCTGGGTGATGCGCTCTCCAGCGTGGGCGTGCTGGTGGGCGCCGGGGTGATGTGGCTGACGGGCTGGTACGTGGTGGACCCGCTCATCTCCGTGCTCATCTCGGTGGTGATCGTGGTGGGCTCATTGCGGCTGGTGCGCGACGCGGTGGACGTGCTGCTCGAGGCGGTGCCCGCGCACGTGGACATGTCGGTGGTGAAGGAGCTGCTGCTCAAGGTGCAGGGGGTGCGCGACGTGCACGACCTGCATGCGTGGACCATCGCCAGTGGCATCTACGCGCTCTCGGCGCACCTGGTGGTGGCGGATCCGATGGTGTGCAACAACGATGAGATCCTCACCGCGGTGAAGCACGCGCTCTTCGAGCGGTTCGGGATCGATCACATCACCATCCAGATCGAGAGTGAGTCCTTCGCCCATCTGGGCGAGGTTCACTGA
- a CDS encoding CARDB domain-containing protein: MRRAARASAVIGALALMATACGKPGAQQDEARGVAGQALESGPDFVVTVVSGPASARLGQPIIASVTVCNQGTQPDSTEVELYLSSDAVITPPVPPAPSDDMPLGRVVTDYLQPGQCQTLSQEVHAMAPSHGAWYLGAVADPDNQRPETLEDNNNRVGNRIGIGDEADFVVKAVNGPASARSGQSFTASVTVCNQGTRPDSTDVELYLSSDTVITPQETPPPSGDLPLGRVSTGYLHPEQCQTLSLPGPISTPSNGVWYLGAVADPDSQRTELFEDNNTGVSGRIGIGDAADFVVTAVKGPASTRTWEPFTTSVTVCNQGTQTDYTEVELYLSSDAVITPPVPPTPSDDQPLGRVSTGDLYPGQCQTLSLETSTSSDGTWYLGAVADPDSQRTELFEDNNTRAGDRIGMGDKPDFVVTAVTAPPSARRWDSFTASVTVCNQGTRIDYTEVELYLSSDDILSPRTPSSPPGDRFVGGEYTGDLFPGQCRVLSIPVSASLPTDGTYYLGAVVDPMNNRPEFIEDNNTRVGSRIGIGDKPDFVVSAITAPPSTQPWGSFTTSVTVCNQGTQEASTEVELYLSSDASLSPRTPHSPPGDMPVGGDYTDYLVPGQCQTLSIPIQTSVPTDGVYYLGAVVDPMNNRLELIEDNNIRVGSRIGFGNKPDFVVSEVTGPTSTRRWDSFTASVTVCNQGTQESSTEVELYLSSDDILTPRTPYSPPVDRFVGGESTQYLFPGQCQVLSIPVSASLPTDGTYYLGAVVDPMDNRPEFFEDNNTRVGGRIGLGERPDFVVSEVTGPASSLPWDSFTASVTVCNQGTQESSTEVELYLSSDDILTPRTPYSPPVDMPVGGDHTDYLAPGECQTLFIPVSPWVPMEGPYYLGAVVDPMNNRPEFIEDNNTRVGSRIGIGERPDFVVSEVTGPTSALQGDSIDISVTVCNQGTYESSTEVELYLSPDDVITPRTPYWPSGDRPVGGMPTDNLYPGQCQTLTIPIQASVPMDGAYYLGAAVDPMNNRPEFIEDNNTRVDSRIGIGERPDFVVSTVKGPASARNGNSINVSVTVCNQGTYESSTEVELYLSSDAIINPRTPYSPIGDRPVGGTWTQSIAPGQCQTLSIPAQASVPMDGAYYLGAAVDPMNNRLEFIEDNNIRVGSRIGIGERPDFVVSTVAAPTRLRLSQQFTASVKVCNQGTQGASTVVELYLSPDAVITPRTPYGPSPEQPLGTVPSAFLNPGQCQTLSLGVQASAPYTGAWYLGAAADPDDSRTEFFEDNNTRASAVISITP; this comes from the coding sequence ATGAGAAGAGCGGCAAGAGCCAGCGCCGTCATCGGAGCGCTGGCGTTGATGGCCACGGCATGCGGAAAGCCGGGGGCGCAGCAGGACGAGGCCCGGGGAGTCGCGGGCCAGGCCCTGGAGTCGGGTCCGGACTTCGTGGTGACGGTGGTGAGCGGCCCGGCCAGTGCGAGGCTGGGGCAGCCCATCATCGCTTCGGTGACGGTGTGCAACCAGGGCACCCAGCCCGATAGCACGGAGGTGGAACTGTACCTGTCCTCCGACGCGGTCATCACCCCGCCGGTGCCCCCCGCTCCGTCCGACGACATGCCCCTGGGGCGCGTGGTCACCGACTACCTCCAGCCGGGCCAATGCCAGACGCTGTCACAGGAGGTCCATGCCATGGCGCCCTCGCATGGCGCCTGGTACCTGGGCGCCGTGGCCGATCCGGACAACCAGCGTCCCGAGACCCTCGAGGACAACAACAACCGGGTGGGCAACCGCATCGGCATCGGTGACGAGGCGGACTTCGTGGTGAAGGCGGTGAACGGCCCGGCCAGTGCGAGGTCGGGGCAGTCCTTCACCGCTTCGGTGACGGTGTGCAACCAGGGCACCAGGCCCGACAGCACGGACGTGGAGCTGTACCTGTCCTCCGACACGGTCATCACCCCCCAGGAGACCCCCCCTCCGTCCGGCGACCTGCCCCTGGGGCGCGTGTCCACCGGCTACCTCCATCCGGAGCAGTGCCAGACGCTGTCGCTGCCGGGCCCTATCTCGACTCCGTCGAACGGCGTCTGGTACCTGGGCGCCGTGGCCGACCCGGACAGCCAGCGCACCGAGCTCTTCGAGGACAACAACACCGGGGTGAGCGGCCGCATCGGCATCGGTGACGCGGCGGACTTCGTGGTGACGGCGGTCAAGGGTCCCGCGAGCACACGGACGTGGGAGCCCTTCACCACTTCGGTGACCGTGTGCAACCAGGGCACCCAGACCGATTACACGGAGGTGGAGCTGTACCTGTCCTCCGACGCGGTCATCACCCCGCCGGTGCCCCCCACTCCGTCCGACGACCAGCCCCTGGGGCGCGTGTCCACCGGCGACCTCTACCCGGGTCAGTGCCAGACGCTGTCGCTGGAGACCTCGACTTCTTCTGATGGCACCTGGTACCTGGGCGCCGTGGCCGACCCGGACAGCCAGCGCACCGAGCTCTTCGAGGACAACAACACCCGGGCGGGTGACCGCATCGGCATGGGTGACAAGCCGGACTTCGTGGTGACGGCGGTCACAGCCCCCCCGAGCGCACGGCGGTGGGACTCCTTCACTGCATCGGTGACGGTGTGCAACCAGGGCACCCGGATCGATTACACGGAGGTGGAGCTGTACCTGTCCTCCGACGACATCCTCTCCCCGCGGACCCCCTCCTCTCCTCCCGGCGACAGGTTCGTGGGCGGCGAGTACACCGGCGACCTCTTCCCGGGGCAGTGCCGGGTGCTGTCCATTCCCGTGTCGGCCTCGTTGCCAACGGATGGCACGTACTACCTGGGCGCGGTGGTGGACCCGATGAACAACCGTCCCGAGTTCATCGAGGACAACAACACCCGGGTGGGTAGCCGCATCGGCATTGGTGACAAGCCGGACTTCGTGGTGTCCGCGATCACCGCCCCCCCGAGCACCCAGCCGTGGGGCTCCTTCACCACCTCGGTGACGGTGTGCAACCAGGGCACGCAGGAGGCCAGCACGGAGGTGGAGCTGTACCTGTCCTCCGACGCCAGCCTCTCCCCGCGCACGCCCCACTCCCCTCCGGGCGACATGCCCGTGGGCGGCGATTACACCGACTACCTCGTTCCGGGGCAATGCCAGACACTGTCCATCCCCATCCAGACCTCGGTGCCAACGGACGGCGTGTACTACCTGGGCGCGGTGGTGGACCCGATGAACAACCGTCTCGAGCTCATCGAGGACAACAACATCCGGGTGGGCAGCCGCATCGGCTTTGGAAACAAGCCGGACTTCGTGGTGTCCGAGGTGACAGGCCCCACGAGCACCCGGAGGTGGGACTCCTTCACCGCCTCGGTGACGGTGTGCAACCAGGGCACGCAGGAGTCCAGCACGGAGGTGGAGCTGTACCTGTCCTCCGACGACATCCTCACCCCGCGCACGCCCTACTCTCCTCCCGTCGACAGGTTCGTGGGCGGCGAGTCCACCCAATACCTCTTCCCGGGGCAATGCCAGGTGCTGTCCATTCCCGTGTCGGCCTCGTTGCCAACGGATGGCACGTACTACCTGGGAGCGGTGGTGGACCCGATGGACAACCGTCCCGAGTTCTTCGAGGACAACAACACCCGGGTGGGCGGCCGCATCGGCCTCGGTGAGAGGCCGGACTTCGTGGTGTCCGAGGTGACGGGTCCCGCGAGCTCGCTGCCGTGGGATTCCTTCACCGCCTCGGTGACGGTGTGCAACCAGGGCACGCAGGAGTCCAGCACGGAGGTGGAGCTGTACCTGTCCTCCGACGACATCCTCACCCCGCGCACGCCCTACTCCCCTCCCGTCGACATGCCCGTGGGCGGTGATCACACCGATTACCTCGCCCCGGGAGAGTGCCAGACGCTGTTCATCCCCGTGTCGCCCTGGGTGCCGATGGAAGGCCCGTACTACCTGGGCGCGGTGGTGGACCCGATGAACAACCGTCCCGAGTTCATCGAGGACAACAACACCCGGGTGGGCAGCCGCATCGGCATCGGCGAGAGGCCTGACTTCGTGGTGTCCGAGGTGACGGGCCCCACGAGCGCGCTCCAGGGGGACTCCATCGACATCTCGGTGACGGTGTGCAACCAGGGCACGTATGAGTCCAGCACGGAGGTGGAGCTGTACCTGTCCCCGGACGACGTCATCACCCCGCGCACGCCCTACTGGCCTTCTGGCGACAGGCCCGTGGGCGGCATGCCCACCGACAACCTCTACCCAGGGCAATGCCAGACGCTGACCATCCCCATCCAGGCCTCGGTGCCGATGGATGGCGCGTACTACCTGGGCGCGGCGGTGGACCCGATGAACAACCGTCCCGAGTTCATCGAGGACAACAACACCCGGGTGGACAGCCGCATCGGCATCGGCGAGAGGCCTGACTTCGTGGTGTCCACGGTGAAGGGCCCCGCGAGCGCGCGGAATGGCAACTCCATCAACGTCTCCGTGACGGTGTGCAACCAGGGCACGTATGAGTCCAGCACGGAGGTGGAGCTGTACCTGTCCTCCGATGCGATCATCAACCCGCGCACGCCCTACTCCCCGATCGGCGACAGGCCCGTGGGCGGCACGTGGACCCAGTCCATCGCGCCGGGCCAATGCCAGACGCTGTCCATTCCCGCCCAGGCCTCGGTGCCAATGGATGGCGCGTACTACCTGGGCGCGGCGGTGGACCCGATGAACAACCGCCTCGAGTTCATCGAGGACAACAACATCCGGGTGGGCAGCCGCATCGGCATCGGCGAGAGGCCGGACTTCGTGGTGTCCACGGTGGCGGCGCCCACGCGCCTCCGGCTGAGCCAGCAGTTCACGGCCTCGGTGAAGGTGTGCAACCAGGGCACGCAGGGGGCCAGCACGGTGGTGGAGCTGTACCTGTCCCCCGATGCGGTCATTACCCCGCGCACGCCCTACGGTCCCTCCCCGGAGCAACCCCTGGGGACCGTCCCGAGCGCCTTCCTCAACCCGGGCCAATGCCAGACGCTGTCGCTGGGGGTCCAGGCCTCGGCCCCCTACACGGGAGCCTGGTACCTGGGCGCCGCGGCCGATCCGGACGACTCCCGGACCGAGTTCTTCGAGGACAACAACACCCGGGCCAGCGCGGTCATCTCCATCACGCCGTGA
- a CDS encoding sigma 54-interacting transcriptional regulator: protein MDMERHQNLHTIIMLREVIRKWWRAELHLVDRNGVVLEWQKGGDIPPTPNACCRLSLTSREGLRRCNQSVRQLHEQFRANRRLRRALVHACHLQFSLVGAPLYIHDEYQGFLFVEGFLREPPTGRDLELLKARVRELQPGAPDVERAVERLPVLGDANLEKLSDLLEYGASEIAAYEAERARKEDRSIQALSQGTGENYRFEDIIGRSGAMQEIFKLLEKVSNSEATVLINGESGTGKELVARAIHYNGPRRQGPFVVQNCSAFNDNLLESALFGHMRGAFTGAMRDKKGLFEVADGGTFFLDEVGDMSPALQVKLLRVLQEGTFLPVGGTHSREVDVRVIAATHKDLGEMVKRGEFREDLYYRINVIRVHLPPLRERRDDLPLLVDHFLRKHHREGQRARGLSSDAMALLGTYAWPGNVRELENEIERLLVLGGDLELLPAELISSRIRDAVTPGGSSFLTARATGRLHEAVETLEREMIHQGLLRTGNNKSRLARELGISRSNLILKIAKYGLDKGLPPDAEADA, encoded by the coding sequence ATGGACATGGAGAGGCACCAGAACCTGCACACCATCATCATGCTGCGAGAAGTCATTCGCAAGTGGTGGCGTGCGGAGTTGCACCTCGTGGACCGCAACGGGGTGGTGCTGGAATGGCAGAAGGGCGGAGATATTCCCCCGACCCCCAACGCGTGCTGCCGGCTCTCGCTCACCTCGCGGGAGGGCCTGCGGCGCTGCAACCAGTCGGTGCGCCAGCTCCACGAGCAGTTCCGGGCGAACCGGCGCCTGCGCCGCGCGCTCGTCCACGCGTGCCACCTCCAGTTCAGCCTGGTGGGCGCGCCCCTCTACATCCATGACGAGTACCAGGGTTTCCTGTTCGTGGAGGGCTTCTTGCGCGAGCCGCCCACGGGGAGGGACCTGGAGCTGCTCAAGGCGCGCGTGCGCGAGCTGCAGCCGGGAGCACCGGACGTGGAGCGCGCGGTGGAGCGCCTGCCCGTGCTGGGCGACGCCAACCTGGAGAAGCTCTCGGACCTGCTCGAGTACGGCGCCAGCGAGATCGCCGCCTACGAGGCCGAGCGCGCCCGCAAGGAGGATCGCTCCATCCAGGCGCTCTCGCAGGGCACCGGCGAGAACTACCGCTTCGAGGACATCATCGGCCGCTCCGGCGCGATGCAGGAGATCTTCAAGCTGCTCGAGAAGGTGTCCAACTCGGAGGCCACCGTCCTCATCAACGGCGAGTCGGGCACGGGCAAGGAGCTGGTGGCGCGCGCCATCCACTACAACGGCCCCCGGCGGCAGGGCCCCTTCGTGGTGCAGAACTGCTCGGCCTTCAACGACAACCTCCTTGAAAGCGCCCTCTTCGGCCACATGCGCGGCGCCTTCACCGGCGCCATGCGCGACAAGAAGGGCCTCTTCGAGGTCGCCGACGGCGGCACCTTCTTCCTCGACGAGGTGGGTGACATGTCCCCCGCGCTCCAGGTGAAGCTGCTGCGCGTGCTTCAGGAGGGCACCTTCCTGCCCGTGGGTGGCACCCACTCGCGGGAGGTGGACGTGCGCGTCATCGCCGCCACGCACAAGGATCTGGGCGAGATGGTCAAGCGCGGCGAGTTCCGCGAGGACCTCTACTACCGCATCAACGTCATCCGGGTGCACCTGCCCCCACTGCGCGAGCGCCGGGACGATCTGCCCCTGCTGGTGGACCACTTCCTGCGCAAGCACCACCGTGAGGGCCAGCGCGCCCGGGGCCTGTCCTCCGACGCCATGGCCCTGCTCGGCACCTACGCATGGCCGGGCAACGTGCGCGAGCTGGAGAACGAAATCGAACGGTTGCTGGTGCTCGGCGGCGACCTGGAGTTGCTGCCAGCCGAGCTCATCTCCAGCCGCATCCGCGACGCGGTGACACCCGGAGGCTCGTCCTTCCTCACCGCCCGTGCCACGGGCAGGCTGCACGAGGCGGTGGAGACGCTGGAGCGCGAGATGATCCACCAGGGACTGTTGCGCACCGGGAACAACAAGAGCCGCCTGGCACGCGAGCTTGGCATCAGCCGTTCCAACCTTATCTTGAAGATCGCCAAGTACGGCCTCGACAAGGGTCTCCCGCCCGATGCCGAGGCAGACGCCTGA
- the typA gene encoding translational GTPase TypA, whose amino-acid sequence MIARENIRNVAIVAHVDHGKTTLVDHMLRQAGIFRSNEAVTERVMDSNDLEREKGITILAKNTAVTYKGKQINIIDTPGHADFGGEVERGLRLVDGVILLVDAAEGPLPQTRFVLSKALGMGLKTVLVINKIDRQDARPKEILDQVYSLYIDLGADDQQLEFPVLYTIARQGQSSPSLEQPGKSLEPLFEAILSHISPPPAPTQEPLQLLVANLDYDDYVGRLAVGRVQAGRLTPNMSVAVMRDGGKVEQGKIVKLYGFQGLKRTEIQDAGPGEIVSIAGIEAISIGDTIADVEKPVALPRITVDEPTMMMIFKVNDGPLAGKEGKYVTSRNLRERLYREAYRNVSIRVEDTETPDAFRVVGRGELQLAVIIETMRREGYELTASNPEPVTKTIDGQVHEPMELIFCDVPEGSVGAVTERLGPRKGRMTDMAQLGGGRTRLQFRIPARGLIGFRSEFLTITRGEGIMSSQFDGYEPWFGYIPKRANGAIVSDRLGETVPYALFSIQERGQLFVGAGVTVYEGMIIGEHAHPSELNVNACREKKLTNIRAAGRDENVILTPPREMGLEKALEWIADDELVEVTPKSVRMRKKALSSGERYRADRDRKREERGEA is encoded by the coding sequence ATGATTGCCCGAGAGAACATCCGCAACGTCGCCATCGTCGCCCACGTCGACCACGGCAAGACCACCCTCGTCGACCACATGCTCCGCCAGGCGGGCATCTTCCGCAGCAACGAAGCCGTCACCGAACGGGTGATGGACTCCAACGACCTCGAGCGCGAGAAGGGCATCACCATTCTCGCGAAGAACACGGCCGTCACCTACAAGGGAAAGCAGATCAACATCATCGACACCCCGGGTCACGCGGACTTCGGTGGTGAGGTGGAGCGTGGTCTGCGCCTGGTGGATGGCGTCATCCTCCTGGTGGACGCGGCCGAGGGTCCCCTGCCCCAGACGCGCTTCGTGCTCAGCAAGGCGCTGGGCATGGGCCTGAAGACGGTGCTCGTCATCAACAAGATCGACCGCCAGGACGCCCGCCCCAAGGAGATCCTGGATCAGGTCTACTCGCTCTACATCGACCTGGGAGCGGACGATCAGCAGCTCGAGTTCCCGGTCCTCTACACGATCGCCCGCCAGGGCCAGAGCTCGCCCTCGCTGGAGCAGCCGGGCAAGAGCCTGGAGCCGCTGTTCGAGGCGATCCTCTCGCACATCTCGCCCCCGCCGGCGCCGACCCAGGAGCCGCTGCAGCTGCTGGTGGCCAACCTGGACTACGACGACTACGTGGGCCGCCTCGCGGTGGGCCGCGTGCAGGCCGGCCGCCTGACGCCGAACATGTCCGTGGCGGTGATGCGGGACGGCGGCAAGGTGGAGCAGGGCAAGATCGTCAAGCTGTACGGCTTCCAGGGCCTGAAGCGGACGGAGATCCAGGACGCGGGTCCGGGAGAGATCGTCTCCATCGCGGGCATCGAGGCCATCTCCATCGGTGACACCATCGCCGACGTGGAGAAGCCGGTGGCCCTGCCGCGCATCACCGTGGACGAGCCCACGATGATGATGATCTTCAAGGTGAACGACGGGCCGCTGGCGGGCAAGGAAGGCAAGTACGTCACCAGCCGCAACCTGCGCGAGCGCCTGTACCGCGAGGCCTACCGTAACGTGTCCATCCGAGTGGAGGACACGGAGACGCCGGACGCGTTCCGCGTGGTGGGCCGTGGCGAGCTCCAGCTGGCGGTCATCATCGAGACGATGCGCCGCGAGGGCTACGAGCTGACGGCGTCGAACCCGGAGCCGGTGACGAAGACGATCGACGGCCAGGTGCACGAGCCGATGGAGCTGATCTTCTGCGACGTGCCCGAGGGCAGCGTGGGAGCGGTGACGGAGCGGCTGGGGCCCCGCAAGGGCCGCATGACGGACATGGCGCAGCTGGGCGGTGGGCGTACGCGCCTGCAGTTCCGGATTCCGGCGCGTGGCCTCATCGGGTTCCGCTCGGAGTTCCTCACCATCACGCGCGGTGAGGGCATCATGAGCAGCCAGTTCGACGGGTACGAGCCGTGGTTCGGCTACATCCCGAAGCGGGCCAACGGGGCGATCGTGTCCGACCGCCTGGGCGAGACGGTGCCCTACGCACTGTTCAGCATCCAGGAGCGTGGGCAGCTCTTCGTGGGAGCGGGCGTGACGGTGTACGAGGGGATGATCATCGGCGAGCACGCGCACCCCTCGGAGCTGAACGTGAACGCCTGCCGCGAGAAGAAGCTGACGAACATCCGCGCGGCGGGCCGTGACGAGAACGTCATCCTGACGCCGCCGCGCGAGATGGGGCTGGAGAAGGCGCTGGAGTGGATCGCGGACGACGAGCTGGTGGAGGTGACGCCGAAGTCGGTGCGCATGCGCAAGAAGGCGCTGAGCTCGGGCGAGCGTTACCGTGCGGATCGTGACCGCAAGCGCGAGGAGCGCGGCGAGGCATGA
- a CDS encoding alpha/beta fold hydrolase, translating to MSHYFRQDYLTVPDGASLYYRVQGEGEPGMVLCDGLGCDGFVWKYLAPYLEQRYRVLRWHYRGHGRSGLPRQRERIGMLYTCDDLNRVMDAAGIDQAVLFAHSMGVQVALEFHRRYAERVRGLVLLCGSYGTPLDTFHDGNWLKRLFPLIRLTVESFPQPVARMTRALLSTELAMQVALSVELNRSLLARSDLVPYFTHLANMDPVVFVRTLESASHHSAWDHLPHVDVPTLIIAGERDKFTPAWLSRRMAAHIPDAEFMMVPQGTHAAPLEHKELVELRVERFLREHLPAAPPAPLGTEKPGLDVASLPTR from the coding sequence ATGAGCCATTACTTCCGGCAGGACTACCTCACCGTGCCCGATGGGGCCTCGCTGTACTACCGGGTGCAGGGCGAGGGCGAGCCGGGAATGGTGCTGTGCGACGGCCTGGGGTGTGATGGCTTCGTCTGGAAGTACCTGGCGCCCTACCTGGAGCAGCGCTACCGCGTCCTGCGCTGGCACTACCGGGGCCACGGCCGCTCGGGCCTGCCCCGCCAGCGCGAGCGCATCGGCATGCTCTACACCTGTGATGATCTCAACCGGGTGATGGATGCCGCGGGCATCGACCAGGCCGTCCTCTTCGCCCACTCCATGGGCGTGCAGGTGGCGCTCGAGTTCCACCGGCGCTACGCCGAGCGCGTGCGCGGGCTCGTCCTCCTCTGCGGCAGCTACGGCACCCCGCTGGACACCTTCCACGACGGCAACTGGCTCAAGCGGCTCTTCCCCCTCATCCGCCTCACCGTGGAGAGCTTCCCCCAGCCCGTGGCCCGGATGACCCGCGCCCTGCTCAGCACCGAGCTGGCCATGCAGGTGGCCCTCTCCGTGGAGCTCAACCGATCCCTGCTCGCCAGGAGCGACCTCGTCCCCTACTTCACCCACCTGGCCAACATGGACCCGGTGGTCTTCGTCCGCACCCTGGAGTCCGCCTCCCACCACAGCGCGTGGGATCACCTGCCCCACGTGGACGTGCCCACCCTCATCATCGCGGGTGAGCGGGACAAGTTCACCCCGGCCTGGCTCTCGCGCCGGATGGCCGCCCACATCCCCGACGCCGAGTTCATGATGGTGCCCCAGGGCACCCACGCCGCTCCCCTGGAGCACAAGGAGCTGGTGGAGCTCCGGGTGGAGCGCTTCCTGCGCGAGCACCTGCCCGCGGCCCCTCCGGCTCCGCTCGGAACGGAAAAGCCGGGCCTGGATGTCGCCTCTCTGCCTACCCGGTAG
- a CDS encoding DUF2721 domain-containing protein — protein MELTLTTPGLLFPTVSLLLLAFTNRFLAIAALIRNMYAQYKANPDPLLLPQIENLKIRVRLIRDMQFLGVSSLFLCVVCMLLLFAGMQRAGEYVFGGSLLLMLASLALSIWEIQISIRALQIQLGDLQEEKRRK, from the coding sequence ATGGAACTGACGCTCACCACGCCCGGGCTGCTCTTTCCAACGGTGTCGTTGCTCCTGCTCGCCTTCACCAACCGGTTCCTGGCGATCGCGGCGCTGATCCGGAACATGTACGCGCAATACAAAGCGAATCCGGATCCACTGCTGCTGCCGCAGATCGAGAACCTGAAGATCCGGGTGCGGCTCATCCGAGACATGCAGTTCCTGGGGGTCTCCAGCCTTTTCCTCTGCGTGGTGTGCATGCTCCTGCTCTTCGCGGGGATGCAGCGAGCAGGAGAGTATGTCTTCGGCGGCAGCCTGCTGCTGATGCTCGCTTCACTGGCCCTCTCCATCTGGGAGATCCAGATCTCCATCCGGGCGCTACAGATCCAGTTGGGGGACTTGCAGGAGGAGAAGCGGAGGAAGTGA
- a CDS encoding MarR family winged helix-turn-helix transcriptional regulator, whose product MASVRRTIHRLISRRVSGRTRRPFQQLVALKVIQEGVRTQAALAERLLMDAPAVSRMVDRLEEEGLVKRCAGEDRRCVRLEVTEASHADISVLREAGHWLDEEASQHLTSAEMQELKRLLEKLQVALTQGHCPVEASNSSN is encoded by the coding sequence ATGGCATCCGTGCGACGCACCATCCACCGGCTGATTTCTCGCCGGGTGAGTGGGCGGACACGTCGGCCCTTCCAGCAACTGGTGGCCCTGAAGGTCATCCAGGAGGGGGTGCGCACCCAGGCGGCGCTGGCCGAGCGGTTGTTGATGGATGCACCGGCGGTGAGCCGGATGGTGGATCGGTTGGAAGAGGAGGGGCTGGTCAAGCGCTGCGCGGGGGAGGATCGCCGCTGCGTCCGCCTGGAGGTGACCGAGGCCAGCCATGCGGACATCTCGGTGCTGCGAGAGGCGGGGCATTGGCTGGATGAGGAGGCGAGCCAGCACCTCACGTCCGCGGAGATGCAGGAGCTCAAGCGCCTGCTGGAGAAGCTCCAGGTGGCGCTGACGCAGGGGCACTGCCCCGTCGAGGCGAGCAACTCCTCGAACTGA